NNNNNNNNNNNNNNNNNNNNNNNNNNNNNNNNNNNNNNNNNNNNNNNNNNNNNNNNNNNNNNNNNNNNNNNNNNNNNNNNNNNNNNNNNNNNNNNNNNNNNNNNNNNNNNNNNNNNNNNNNNNNNNNNNNNNNNNNNNNNNNNNNNNNNNNNNNNNNNNNNNNNNNNNNNNNNNNNNNNNNNNNNNNNNNNNNNNNGAGACCTAGGGTTGAAGACGCCGCTGCCGGCCCTCCGATAGGCAacaaaaaatcctaaaaaaaatactaatggcacaccgctagggggtgcgccattgctataaaaaaagattactaatggcgcaccctctagGGGATGCGTcattgctatccaaaaaaaagattactaatggcgcaccgccaggaggTGCACAATTGCTatcaattttttttactaatggcgcaccactaacccTTCCCCCACTAAAATCCTCAGTCCCCTTTCTATCTTCCCCAATCGATCACATCTCACCCGCCCACTGCCCCGACCCGTActgcgccgcccccgcgcccccgccgcctcccccgcACCCGACGATCCCCgcgcccgctccaccgccggagcactaggaggaggaggctcgcgtccaccaggaggaggaggcccgtcgGAGCACGTCTTCTTCCTCCGACCGACCCCATCTCGCCGTTGCCACCGCCTTCTGTTTCTCCGAGCGGCTTCGCCTCCGCTGTCCGTCGCCCGTGCAACCTCGCCGCCGTCCGTCACTACCCAGCCCCTGCGTAGGTGCCCGTCccctctcctcttccccttccttcgccCCATGCCTGATTGAGCCGACGCGCCAAGTACTAGGTTATGTTCTGAATTTTGGGGCGGTAGTGTGTGTAAGCGAGTGAGCAGTGTTATGCATCGGCGTCTGATGCTTCCTAGTTAGACTTGGGAGTTTGcatttgctaacatttctatataagcaAAGTTGCCTTCTGTTCTTGTTTGCATTATCTAACGCAATACACAGTCATGGATTGTCTAAGGTGAATATTTTAAGTACAACTTGCTGCAAAACCTGGAGTGCATTGGCATGTTCCTTTCTTTATGCCATTCCTGTAGTCTGTTTGCTAGGCACTTACAAGGGCGCAATTAGTCAACCTTAAAACTCAACTGAATTGTATCGGTTTGTCTAGTTCTGAAGGGAGTGGTGTTTTTATTTAGTTGTTTGAGCATGCTTTTTTGTTTGCTTAAGTAGTTGTAACTCTCTCAATATTGGTCGTCCTACTTGGTCTCCAGCCACACTACCGTCCTCTTATTATACATAAGCTTGACAGTGGCGATTATGCCCATGTGTTGTGATGTTGTGAGGAAGAGGAAGGTGATCTGATTTTTATTTACTATCCTTGTAATATGATCCTGCTTTGCTTGAAAAACCAGTCCATGACAGATAGAAGCAATGACATGAGCTACTTCAGTGACCAGTTACACTTGCCTATACTTATCATTGTTTTGGTATTTTTTCCGCATCTCTCATGCTGATACTATAGGAGTAAAATCCATGCTGATACTGTAGGAGTAAAATCCATGCGAAACTGTTTGTTATTTTTTCCGCATCTCTCATGCTGATACTGTAGGAGTAAAATCCATGCCCTGTTAACAATGTATTACAAGAATTGTTTTCTTTTGTGTGTTTCCCTGAAATATTGTGTTATAATAGAACTATTCCTGGATATGGTCATGGCAGATAAATTTGTCATCAGTTTGTAGGTTGTCGAATCAGCAACTCGTAGTTGAATTGATTAGAGTTGGCCCCAAGGACGCTACTCGTAGTTGAAACTTGTAGAATGCTACCTGAATTTCACTGGGATATCAGATTCAAATTGGATGAAACTGTTTCTGATGTTGCTTGCCACAAGTTTTGTTTGTAGTACTGTTTGGCAGtgactgatttttgtccatatgaaagcagaggaccatatggtctgtggccttttcatccatataaaagtagaggcacattgtggtgctagtttgctgggttttgtctccgaccatcatgtcgtgatgattttgtaggtaccccgagaggcccttgagtttgccggaatgtcgattaacttccgttctggcaaattcgggtactccataatgtcctattttcagcaaaggtcatgctgaaattttccgtgaattttagcatgacttaactaaaaataggacatatggggtacttgcgactaatgcatgggccggggtatcttagtacttaattaagtaggatcaactgcctcttgtgttatacatatagaagtgtgatatcaactcatagttattactaatgtcagttgctcgtcatcgataaaccctaatctagtaggatgacctactaaaaaagcccataccacatattctatttggatggccttgctaacccttgaccataaatacttgagatggatgtagcaggcttaaagaaagaaatgtttttaggccaactccactgggcctggctgaaaatgcacaagtgtgcatgactaacaatattctattgtaaagctaaacaggaaagaggaaccactcatcctgaccatttgctctcaaaattaccacttcacttcttactactgaaaatcttagaccatctccattcaccaatagctcaaaccagttcgaagggcgtgttttcaccacactgtggattatcttattggacccaacgcaagagatgatttagttttgaattatgaacgtaggaaatgtcgtcatcggacgacgaaagtctcccgggggagtgcggctggtgccacgatgatcgaagTCTGTGCGAcaagcctcacctggacgatgatcggcgcttcagcattaagctcgaggagagtcagggtctattttgttttatgctattttaccttaaatagggtgtTTAGGTCATGTAtaggcatagcagtagcagtagcacggagataagagaggacacatctCTCAATTATCTCCAAATGCAGCATTACtttcgacaaactcgctactcgcggtctcgagacttgtaatgttctaactttgttcggtattttaaattcggagactaatatgatggattgtattcggagactaatcttctattgtattcgataaatctgttgtttatatgttgtgctctctatattctgtgcagtaatatgttttgtaacttgtgcaaatatcagaaaaaaaaatccctaatattcatactagtggcgcaccactcagcactttagtggcgcactgcaaaaagcacactagtggcgcatcatcaactagtgcgccattagtaagccagagcacatggataaatatggccccctgggaggcatactaatgtcgcaccgtgggatatactaatggcgcactgcgtggtgtgccattagtaaaaattctaatggcgtgatgctagtggcgcacctgtagtgcgccattagtagccaaaacaggtgcgccactagtaggccttttcctagtagtgtcggcACCTTCCGCTTGCAGCCGCTCGACCGATTTGAGAGGAAGAGACGAGAAGGATAAGACATCTTGCAGCTATGTGAGAGAGAAGGTAGGGGAGCATGACCGAGTGTGGCGGCGGCTCTGCCGACGggagagacaggagagcatgactaGAGACGACATCACACATCAAGAACCAGAGGCAATGAGGTACAGACATCTTCTCCCAGATTAATCAGAAGTCCCCTAAAAAAAGATTGATTTGGAATTAGAAAAACAGGACTACATCCAGGTTGTGGCATTAATTTACTCTCTTCCTTTTTTACTTGATAGAAAGGGAATCGTATGATATACATGACTTATGCAAGTTACTTGCCCAATCTCATTTCCGCATGCTTTGGCATGTAACTAATTAGGAAAATCTTGAATTTCCTTTTATGTAAGTTTGTCTCTGCAGATGGTAGTAGATTAACATGCATCATACAACTTGGAATCTTCCAGTTAGGTGGAACCAATTTTCAGGTCGGCCCAAAAAAGGATGCAATTTTTAGGATCGTGGGAAAGTTCAGATTGCTGGTATGATATGGTTCCTAACTAACTTTTTGTGTGGGATGCTACTGGAATAAATCTTAATCTTTGATCATTTCGTACAGCAACACGTCAGAGTTATGACAAAGCATCATACGTTCATAAATAAGCTGCCTCAAAGTTTCAGGTGAGAACTATATATGAACAAGATTACTTTTACGAAGAAAGTAAGTCATGGCCTGACAACAGTTTAATACTTAATTGCTGTATATCATTCCTTACACTTGACCTGTGGTCTCTTCTTATTACTCCACTGTTGAGACAGACATGTTTGTTGCTTTTCAGTACATGTGCAGACGTACCCATTTAAATCTTTCATATCCATTGATATATTTGTCACTAATGTCATCCACCTGTTATTTTCTTCATATTCATGGTCAATTTCACAATATATGCTGATGACTACGAATATTTACCTTCATCCACGGTGTTGTAAAACAAGAAAAAGAAGTTTTTATACAGCCATATGAATAATCAACCGCCCCCTCCTCAACTCATGTTCTATTAGTTGACTACACAAGTTTACAGTCCACTTTTCTTTGGAAATAAAAAAATTTCAGATTAATTTTATGCCCGAAGAAAGTGCAACTGATTATGTAGTCATAAGATGCATGTTTCATGTCTTTCAAGTATTGTTACACTAGCTTACGCTGGGAATATAGAGTGTGCACCGAGATTTGAGTAAATCTCATATTGGAAGGTCAAATTGTTGATTCATATTATGCTTATACACGCAATGCATGCAATTAATAATGATCAAGCTTCAAAATATCGGGTATTGGGTCCGTACCGGTTTGGCTTTGACATATCGGATGTCGGATATCGGGAGATATATCGGACGATATGTAGATATATCAGTGAACACATGTCTAGTTTTTTTTCATTATTCTTGTTCAAAACATTTATTTTTAGTAATATCGGATGATGTCAATGCTTTAACACAACACTTTTAGATTCATAGTTTATTAATTTGTTGATTAAGAAACTATTAAGGAAAGATTCACAAAATCCTTGCTCTATGATTAAAAacaatatgatatatatatatatatacatttgtACGAAACATTGTGAATAACTTTCATAATATATAATGCAGTTGTAAATGCGCAATCTTATTTCGCTGCTATTTAATAAAGAATTGTTGTCATCTACGTATCGTTCTATATCGCTCGACATATCGGGCTAGATATCGGTCATATCGGTCGATATTTCAGTCCATATCGGATGATATGTTGGAAAATGATATTTGCAAAATGATATGTTATGTCTATATCGGTGGAGCCCTAAAAGTGATATATCGACCTATATATTGGTCGTATCGGCCTATATTTGAAAGCTTGATAATGATACTTATGTGTATCTATTTTTCTATAGAAAAAGAGGGTGATAGTTGCCAAGATTGACGTGCAAAACAGGTTAAAACTTAAAACAGAGATGGATGTCTCATTATATATTTTTTTGGTGTACAATTGTGTCCACTTACCCTATCAGCCCATGTACTAACTCTAACAGTATGTGTGTTGACTTTTTTTGGTATTGTCATCGACATCATGTGTTGAATGCTGCAAGAATACCTATGTAGTTAATGTTTCTTTTTTGCAAGAAGTAGCATTTATATATAATACTATAATTTAGaggttttgcaattttttatatattattttgCTACATGCTTCATGTTTTTAGTGTTTAAAATTAATGTTTGTGTTGCTTTAGTTTTAGTTCATTTTGTAGCACCTATTATACAAATTTTTAACAAGgtttccgcagcaacgcgcggggtatcatctagttaccCAAGTAGGGCAGTCATCTCGTGTAATAAGTCTAATGCAGACTATATGACTAATTTATCTGTGTCTAACGTAGGTATCTGCCTCACTTTGTCAGTTTAGCTCCGTTGGTCATTGTGCTCGAtcatgataattatttttgtttgtcCATTGTTAACCTCTTTTTTAGTGTTTCCACGGCAAATTATAAAGTAAGTCTATCACGTATAACTAAATACCGCAAACTGAGCGCTACCTCTCCTACAGTATCATCAACGTAGTAGAGTTTATCTCACGAAAGAGTCAAATTACCAATACAATATATAATCTAGATAGAAAACCAAACACCTATAAAGATTATACAATCAAAGCACAACCACGTTTACTTTCATTTTTTTTGATGACTATGGTAAAACCCTTTGAGGAAGGGTAAAAACACACCAAAAAGAGTCGCCATGTACTCAGTTTGGGCAAAAACTTTCTGGCTCAGCTGTCACATGGAACTTCGTAGTTTGGACATGAAACCGCATGAAAACGGAAGAAGATTGCcgctccatgcatatgcatgcatccATCACATGGAGCGGTTCATGAGGCCACGCACGACGACCAAACCCAGGAAGAGCAGGTGATCCACCTCCGGCGCCACCGTCAGCGTCAGCACGTCGTCCCCCAGCACCACCCCCGCCGGCGTCTGCTTCCGTGCGACCTCCGCCACCACCGCGCCATCCACGCCGCGTACTCTGTACTCCCACTTGCTGCCAGAGCACCCGTCGATTGTGTAGCACGTCCCCGCGCCGCCGTGCATCGCCACGGCGGCCCCGCCCTTCTCGGCCCGCCGCACGCTGAACCACGGAgtggcctcctcctccttgccGCCGTTGTGGGCGCACCGGCAGACCTCCCACCTCCTGAACATGCCGAAGCCCTTGCGCCTGATCCTGATGAGGGAGTTCCCCTCACGGTCCATGAAGAAGACCTCGCGGCCGCCCCTGCAGCCGTAGTTGTCGACGCGGAAGGCGACGGCGCCGTCGGGGCCGTACACCGCGCAGCCGTTGCCGTTGAAGACCAGCGACTTCATCCACACCGTGTACGCCTGCCTGCCCTCCTGGTCTCCGGAGCAGGGAGAAGAAGAGGCCGCGGCAGGAAGAGGCTGGATCTTGGCCATTGGAGAGCGTTCGAAGAAGAtttctctgctctgctctgctgcTGTTGCGATGAGAAGGACATCGATGATTGGGATGGTTGGGAGCCAGTGGCTGGTTCTACATATTTATAGTTGCTTGAACTAGTTTGTTCGTTATCCCGTGTCCGGATTAGTTTAGTTAATGGTAGTGTGTGGGTCACGCCTTTGGATAGAACAGTGCTGCACTGAACTTGTTTATGCTCGACCCAGTACTGTGCTCTACGTCAGCATCCGATTTTTATCACGTTTACATAGTGCTCCTTTGGAGCTCTTCTCTTCGCAACAAATTTATAGGTGCTTACATGAGGACAGGCAGTTGAGACTGGATGTGATTAAACCACAATGCACAACAAAACGAACTACGGATGGTTCCTTTTGGGCTGCTAGTCAGAAAATAGATTGTTCTGTTCGGTGAGCAGAAAGAAAGCAGGCGTGTAGCCATGTACTACGCTGATCCAAGGATAAGTACTCGCACCTAATTAACTAAGCAGGCAGAGGCCAGTTTCCGTCGCTGTTACACTACACCTTCTCTGATGTTAGCCGGCGGCCCTCAGAACAACTTTGTTTACAACATCGCTTATCCACACATGGGAGAACTCAATCCCTAAGAGCAAGCTACATTTTTCCTCATCATAATCGAAGCTTTGTTCAATCAGTTTCATGCTCTTTGGACAAATGGGAGACTCATTTATATTAGTAATCACCATTGCTCCGTGGAGCACGCAGACACCATGTGAATACACACAACACTATTTTCTACTGAAACGAGACGAAATCAACACACGGCAACGATCGATGTACCCTAGAATTAATAGGAGTAGCCATCAGAGAGAAAGCTCCATCGTTTACCGGATCAAGTGGTGCTAGTCCAGTTGACGGTTGGTACATAATTTCTTTGCGTGTTTACGGTACGTACAGATCAGTGTGGAGCAGCCGAACTATGTACGAGTGGTAGAGATCAGTACATAGTACTCAGTGTGATCCGTGGCGCTCGGTCGGTAGATACACACGGCAACATACCATTCTCGTGCATAGTGTGTATAATGCACGTACCGCATCGTTGATCACTTTCTAAAAGGACATTCCGAGAAAAAGGAGGGATGGGGTGGAAGTTAGTACAAATTGTATATGATGCTTGATTAGGACATCTCCAACGTCAACCGGCTAATTTTCTTCCGCATCCATCCATGGACATGGGACCAGTCCACGGACATGGATGCAGAAGACTGTCATTTAATGCTGACCGCATACATTCAACAAATTTTTTAGCAAATTAGACGAAATCCATGCAAACACGCCGGAGTTTGATACAAACCGGAAGAGATTCATGCAAACAGGCCAACTTCATATAAAGATGATGAAATTTATTACATTTATGAACATAGTTGAACTAAAAGCGGAGCTCGTCTGACTATGGAGGTATAATTTCGGGCATACTTCTACTCTAAACCTAAACTAAATGATCGCCAGCGCCCGGTCACCATGTCCGGCCACGAGCCCCGAGAACTGAAACTTCGCCTTCTACAATTCCACCTCGGCGCTCTCCAGCTCCACCTTCGACTAATAGGCCAACAATGCtcagcccaccaagcttggcatcaacgggaggggaggagcggtggccttcttgGGACCCGAGAGGCGGTGACCTACCGTGCACTACTCTTCCTCACTGCACGCGGTGCCCGCGGACGTGccggcttcatggtcgtggcggcCTCGATGGAGCCGGCTATGTCCTCCTCGTCCTCGGTCTTGCCACACACCTCATCCGCCGCTTCGTCGAACTCGTTGTAGATGGCCTTCAGTTCTGCCCGACGCTGGCGGTACCGCCAGGGGGTGAGGCGGATGTCGTGAGCAGAGCGGTAGGACTCGAGCAACACCGCCTGCTCCGCCACGCCCGTGTCTGGCGTGATTTCCCTGCCGGCATTGAGCTACTCCTCCGCCTACAGGTGCTCGTGGAGGAGCTGGTGGTTGTAGGTGGAGTCGgcatgcgcctcccggaactgctcctctcgCTCCTTTCGCACCATGTCCATGTAAGGGCACGAACCTCGCCGATGgtaatggtgcaatgcaccggtgagGGTGGCGCAGACGAGGAGGGTGGCGCAGACGAGGAGGGTGGTGCTGGATCGTCCTCGGTCATGTCCTCCATTGAGATGTCGGCAGCCTCCGGCTGCCTGTCGGCAGTAATGGTGGCCATCTCCTTCTGGTCGGACATAAGTCTATCCCAGAGGGCTTTGAAGCGGGAGGAGTCCATGGTGGGCATGGTGCGGAACAGGATAAAGGGAGCGGAGGAGGATGAATGCGGCTATGGACGGGGCTGCAGTTTATATAACGGGCGAGGCGGCAATGGTCGGCGGCAGAGGGACAGACGGGAggcgccggagtagccacctcgACAACCATGtgccattaatgtgggcggcagacgggCGGACGGACAGATGTGGTGTCGTTTGAACGCGAAGCAGTCACAAGCACAGGGAAGCGGCACGGGCGGCACTGTCTCGGTCGACGCgccacttcaatgccggcgccagtgagagaccGTCTTTGCTCTGGTCGGGCATGAATGCAGCGCtggccgtttcgggcgggaagcgctcgTGGGCGAGAGAGGGGTTTTTGGTTGCCCAGAACGATCAGACGCGAGCGTGGCAGTGGACCGGACGCCCGCAAAACCCTCCAACATTTGTCTCCGGTTTGCAGCAAAAAACCACGTCTAGACCGCCCAATGAACCGATACAGGATGACGTTGGATGGCTTCTACTGTCCGGACCCCGTGATCCAGACGTATGCAAACGGTTTGATGGtccgtgttggagatgcccttagtcccACTTGAACATGTTTTGCTCCGGTTATCTCTCGTGAGCATTTGAATGCAGACCCTAGGTAGTTGCATGCTCAACACCTCACCATATTCTTTTGCAACCTAAGTTCAAAAGCTCCTTGTCATATATTTGTATGGTAGCTTTATGCTTCTTTTTCTCTAGAACGATGTTTGTTACACGGCACATCAGAATTCCTGGAAGCTGCAGCGCGTACGTGTTAGATGAAAGGCTGTTTAGGTGTGTAACGTGACATATATGTCACGAATATTGTATGCGTGTGTATACGTATGTATCTTGTGTAAATGGCGCAGGTTGTTAGGATAAGTTGAGCCTTTTCTAGTGTAGCTTGGAGTAGGGGCAAAGCTTAGCAACAACCTGCGCATGATGTAATCTCCTGAGTATATAACACGAAGGCGTCCCTACCAGGAACGCAATACGCTTCCATCATCGTAGttttaacatggtatcagagccatcctcgaACACATCCATGGCGTCTTCAAGTTCCTTCCCATCCTCGCCATTCGCACACGCCACCATCGAGAAGCTCACGAAGGGCAATCAGGCCCTGTGGCGGGCGACGGTGCTCTCGGCCATCCGAGGAGCACAGATGGCCAAGTACCTCGATGTCGAGCAACCGCCGCCGCCTATGCAGATTGATGTGGCCTCGTCTGACGGCAAGACAACGGCGAAAGCGCCGAACCCTGATTTCCAAACTTGGTATGCTCAAGACCAACAAGTCTTCTCCTATCTTCTGACGACACTTCCTCGTGAGATAGCCATCCAGGTTGCGTCATGCCACACCTCTGCCGAGCTCTGGAACACGGTGGAAGGGATGCTTGCATCTCACACCCGTTCCCAGACCACCAACGTCCGGATCACCCTCGCCAACTTGCAGAAGGGCAACTCCTCCATCACCGACTACGTCGGGAAGATCAAGTCTCTCTGCGACGAACTGGTCGCTGCAGGGAAGAGGGTGGACGACGACGACATCATCTCCCACATCCTGGCCGGGTTAGATGAAGATTTCGACTCGGTGGTGTCCGCCATGTGTTCCCGGGTGGAGCCGGTGACCGTGGCCGAGCTGTTTTCACAGCTGCCGAGCTTCGAAACAAGGCTCAATCTTCGGGGCGGAGGGTCTCAATCCTCTGCTAACGCCGCCACTCGAGGCCGTAGaaacggcggtggcggtggtggccgCGGTCGCCGCCAAGGCGGCAATGGTGGTGAtcgcggcgggcgcggcggcggctacTCCAAGCCAGGAGGTCGCGGTGGCGGACACAACGGCAACAACGGCGGCGGggccaactacaacaaccatgcctCTGCTCCTAGGGTCCAGTGCCAGATCTGCGGCAAGATGGGCCACCCAGCCTGGAAGTGCTAGAAGCGCTATGACGAGTCCTACCAAGGCGTGGAGGAGAAGTCGGCCAACCTCGCTGCACCGCAGTACGGGGTGGACACCAACTGGTACTTGGACAGTGATGTCACCGATCACATCACAGAAGATTTGGAGAAGCTGACCGTCCGTGACCGCTACACTGGGAACGAGCAGAGTCACACTGCTAGTGGATCAGGTATGGTTATCAAACACATCGGTCATTCAACCATTCACACTCCTGATCGTGATCTTCTTctaaacaatatccttcatgtacccCAAGCCAACAAAAGTCTAATTTCCGCTAGTCGCCTTGCTGTTGACAACGATTCCTTTGTTGAAATTCATCCTTATTCTTTTCTTGTCAAGGAACGGGGAACGAAGAAGGTGCTCCTTCGAGGCAGGGGTAGACGAGGACTCTACCCGTTTAGGCACACGGGATCTGACGTCAAGAAGCACATGCTCAGTGCCACCAAGCTATCTCCGGATAGGTGGCACCGACGTCTAGGCCATCCATCTCCTCTTATTGGTAGCAAAATCATTAGCAAGAATAATCT
The Triticum dicoccoides isolate Atlit2015 ecotype Zavitan chromosome 3A, WEW_v2.0, whole genome shotgun sequence genome window above contains:
- the LOC119272976 gene encoding protein LURP-one-related 11-like gives rise to the protein MAKIQPLPAAASSSPCSGDQEGRQAYTVWMKSLVFNGNGCAVYGPDGAVAFRVDNYGCRGGREVFFMDREGNSLIRIRRKGFGMFRRWEVCRCAHNGGKEEEATPWFSVRRAEKGGAAVAMHGGAGTCYTIDGCSGSKWEYRVRGVDGAVVAEVARKQTPAGVVLGDDVLTLTVAPEVDHLLFLGLVVVRGLMNRSM